DNA sequence from the Eubacterium sp. 1001713B170207_170306_E7 genome:
CGAAAGCATCGTGGGCACATGCGGGGTGTCGGTGGTCGAGAAGCCCCCCTATTACGCGAACCCTGCCGGAAAAATCGGCCTGCTGTCCAGTATGTACACCCTCAAGAGCCACCGCAGAAGAGGAATCGGCCGCAGACTGCTTGACCATGTGATGGCAGAGGCCAGCCGCTGTGGCTGCGGCGTGGTACAGATCACAGCGTCGGATATGGGCAGGCTGCTGTACGTCAGCTATGGCTTTAAGCAGAACGAAAACTTTATGCAGTTTACGTTTTGAAGCTGACGCCGCTGCGCGTACACCCTTAATAAAATTTGACAAGACTTACAAAATCATATATACTTGAACCCAAATTGACCGTCCTCTGTGCAGCGGCGGGTTAAACGGTTTGGGAGGACGAAAAATGGCGGCTAAGACGAAAAACAAAAAAATACTGACGCTTTTGCTGGCCATTTTTTTTGTCCTGTTCTTTTTTCTGAGTACGGCCTTTATGACCGAGGAGGCTCACCACGACTGTGTGGGGGACGGCTGCCCTATCTGTATGCAGTTGTCGGCCCTGCAAAATTTTTTCAAACAGCTGGATACCGGGAATGCCCTTGCGGCAGCGGTACTGGTCATACATTTGATTTTCTTCTGTGCTATCCTGAAACGGGACGCACATTTTCTGCCGGTTTCTCCGGTAAGCCTTAAGGTGCGTATGAACAACTGAAAAAACCAAAGGGATCGCTTACGCTTATAAACGCGTGGTATCCCTGTTTCTTTATGCCTAAAATAAAAGAAAATGGAGGTTTTTTCATGATAAAACAGCGAATTCTATGGTTTTCAACCATTATTTTACTGGCCGGCATGCTCGTATTGGGGGCGGCCGGCTGCCAGAAGGCGGCGCCAAAGACAGCGGCCACAGGGGATGTGGTCAAGGTGGTGACCACCAATTTTCCACCCTATGATTTTGCAAAACAGGTTGGCGGCGAAAATGCTGAAGTCACCATGCTGGTGCCCCCGGGGGCCGAGAGTCATTCCTACGAGCCTACGCCGCAGGATATTCTTAAGATTCAGGACTGCGATCTCTTTATCTACGGCGGCGGGGATTCCGACGCCTGGATCGACGGGATTCTCAGCTCCATTGACAACCCGAAAATGAAAAAGGTCGCCATGATGGACTGCGTGAAGCCTGTGGTCGAGGAGACTGTGGCGGGAATGGAGGACAAGAATAATGACGGGAATGATAGCGCAGACAGCAATAAGGATACGGTGGAATACGACGAGCATGTGTGGCTGAACCCCAAAAACGCCGAGGCCATTGTCGATCAGATCCGGAATGAACTGGACGCCATCGCGCCGGACAACGCAGCCGCTTACGACCAGAACGCCATCGAATACACCCACCAGCTGGACGACCTGGACAAACGGTTTAAGGAAATGGTTGACGGCTCAGTCCGCAAAACTATTGTGGTGGGGGATCGGTTCCCGTTCCGTTATCTGACAGACGCCTACGGCCTTAAGTACTACGCCGCTTTCCCGGGCTGCTCCACCGAGACCGAGCCCAGCGCGGCCACCGTGGCTTTTCTGATCGATGAGGTGAAAAAAGAAAAAATTCCGGTTGTGTTCCATACTGAGCTGTCCAATGAAAAGATGGCGGACACCATCGTCGAGAGCACCGGTGCGGGGAAACGGCAGTTGAACGCCTGCCACAACGTGACCCAGGACGACTTTAACAGCGGCAAGACCTATCTGGACTACATGAACGAGAACGTGGACGCTCTGCGGGAGGCCTTGTACTAAAATGGCACTGTTTACCTGTAAAGACGTATCCTTTGCCTACGACGGCGTGACCGCCGTGGAGGGCCTGAACTTTGAGATCAACGCCGGGGACTACCTGGGAATCGTGGGGGAAAACGGTGCGGGTAAAAGTACGCTGATCGCCGGACTGCTGGGGCTTAAAAGCCCTGGCTCCGGTCAGATTATGCGAGGAGACGGCCTTGAGAAGAATGAAATCGGCTATCTGCCCCAGAAAAGCAATGTTCAGCGTGATTTTCCCGCCAGCGTGTACGAGGTGGTGCTCTCCGGACGGCTTAACCGTCAGGGGTTCCGCCCCTTTTATCATAAAGCGGATAAAAAGGCTGTACAGGTCAATCTGAGGCGGCTGGGCATTGCGCCCCTGAAAAAACGCTGCTTCCGGGAGCTGTCCGGCGGCCAGCAGCAGCGGGTGCTTCTGGCCAGGGCGCTCTGCGCCACAGAGAAGCTTTTGCTGCTGGACGAACCAGCCGCGGGACTGGATCCCATGGCTACCCGCAGGCTTTATGAGCTGGTGTACCAGATCAATAAAAAGCTGGGCATCTCGGTGGTGATGGTATCCCATGACATCGAGAGTGTTATGCGCTATAACAGCCATGTCCTGCACCTGGGCGGACGCCAGCTCTTTTACGGCACAGTGGACGCCTACCGGGGCAGCGCCATTGGCTGGAAGTTCCTGGGAGGTGAAGCGCATGTTTGATTTGATCCGTGAGATGCTTTCCTACCCTTTTTTGGTGCGGTCCATGATCGTGGGCATCCTGGTCTCCCTCTGCGCGGCGCTGCTGGGCGTGAGCCTGGTGCTTAAGCGTTATTCCATGATCGGCGACGGCCTGTCCCACGTAGGCTTTGCGGCCCTGGCCATCGCCATGGCCTTTAATCTGGCGCCGCTGTCTGTGGCCATTCCGGTGGTGGTGGTTTCTGCCTTTTTCCTGCTGCGTATCAGTGAAAACAGCAAGATCAAGGGCGACGCGGCCATCGCCCTTCTGTCCACCAGTGCGCTGGCCGTCGGGGTGGTGGTCATCTCTCTGACAACTGGCATGAACACTGACGTCTGCAACTATCTTTTCGGCAGTATTCTGGCCATGAGTGTGAGCGACGTCCGGCTCAGCATTATCCTGTCCATTGTGGTGCTGGTGCTCTTTGTGATTTTTTACCATAAGATCTTTGCCATCACCTTTGACGAAAACTTCGCCAGGGCCACCGGCGTAAAGACCGAGCTGTACAATATGCTGGTCGCGATCCTGACGGCGGTCACCATTGTGCTGGGCATGCGTATGATGGGCACCCTGCTGATCACGAGCCTGATCATCTTCCCGGCGCTTTACTCAATGCGCCTCTGCAAAACCTTCCGGTCAGTTCTGATCTGCGCGTCGGTGATGTCGCTGGTCTGTTTTCTTATTGGCCTGGGCTTCTCCTATATCCGGGCCACCCCCACGGGCGCCAGCATTGTTATCGTACATATTGCGGCGTTCGGGGTGTTCTGCCTCATTGATTTTGTGAAAGGGAGGGTCATTCGATGAAAAGAAGCATACTGACACTGCTGCTGATGGCCTTTGTTCTGCTGCTGGCCGGGTGCTCCGCGCAGGATGGGGGAGACGGCGGTACCGTGCCGTCCGCGGCCCAGGCCTCCGGAGATTCAGCTAAGGGCGCGGAGGAGATCGCCGTGGACGTGGACATTACTGAGAAGATGTTTGTGGCTCAGATCAACGATATTTACCTGAACCCGCAGAACTATCTGGGTAAAACCATCCGGCTGGAGGGAATGTTCAAGAGTACGGCCAACCTGTCAACAGGAAGCAGCTACCGGTTTGTATACCGCAACGGTCCGGGCTGCTGCGGTACCGACACCATGCCGGGCTTCGAGGTAACAGGTGATGGCAATTACCCTGAGGACAACGCCTGGGTGCGGGCCACCGGCGTATTGGAGGAATACGAGGAGGACGGTCAGCCCTACTTCCAGCTGCGGCTCAAGGAGCTGGAGGTATTGGACAAACGCGGTCAGGAAACGGTAGCGCAATAAAGAGGGATAAAGACTAACTATAAGGCGAAAAGGGCGCAATGTCTGTTCGAGAGAGCAGGGATTGCGCCCTTTTTCTGTGTACCGGGAAGAAACAATAAGGTGAGATTTTCTCGACGGATTGTTTAAGGAAAAATTAATATTAGTGAAGTAAATGGTTAAGAACCAAATTTAGAGGGTACATTTATGTACAACAAACAGTAAACAATCAAACATTTAATGAAAGAGAATGGTAATTGATTACTCAGAAAGGAGAAAAACAATGAATAAACTCGAACGTATCCTGTTATTTATTGTATCGCTGTTAGGGTTGGCAACGGCCTTCGTAATGTTTGCGCTGCTGTTCCCGGTACCCTACGTGTCCGATACTGTAGCAGCGTATCTGGTCTTTGAAAACTGGCTCGGCTACTATTTAATTGGGTTCAGCGTTGTCCTCATGATTGCATTCCTGGTGTTATTCTTCATTTCAATACTGGCGCCGGCTTCTTCCCATTATCTGACCATTAACAAAGCAAAAGGGAAGATTAAGATTTCCAAAGAAGCCATTGAGTCCACGGCCCGTTATGCGGTCTCCGACCTCATCGGCAACAATGCCATTAACGTCAGGGCCAAACTGAACAAACGCTCCCATGAGCCAAAGATTCAGGCCGATGTCTATGTGGACGACGCGGACGACATCACCGGGCTCGCAAATAATATTCAGCAGAACATTTATCAGACTGTTGGCAGCACCATTAACCAACCTGTTAAATCGGTAAAAGTAAAGGTGCATGAAATGGATGCCCGAAGCAAAGGAGCCCACAGACAGGTGCTCTAAGAAGGAGGGACACACATGAATAACCAAATGCAGAATCAAATGCAAAACAGCATGAACGTCCGTCAGCAGGCAGCGCCCCAAACGCCTCAGGCTGTAGAACAGCCGCCGAAGGAAAGCCGGCTCAGCCGGTTTTATACCTGGGCAAAGCCTTACTCGGGAAGGATTATCTGGATTCTCGCGGGAATCATCACCGCCGTTCTGTTTTTGACTATCGGGTTTTGGCGTACCATCCTGATCGTCATTTTAGCACTGATCGGGTATGCCATCGGTGTATATAAAGATAACCCCATGCGGTTTATGCGCTGGCTGAACGTCCTTAAGCGGTTCAGCCGATAAAGATGCCAATAACCGTCCAAAATAAGGGCGGTTGATATAGATAAAAATAAAAATTATAAATGAATGAAAGGTGGTTTTAATTATGGCAGCAGAAGCAACAATGCACACAATGAACAATAATCAGCAAAAGGGAGGTAACGCTCAGCAGCAGAATATGCAGCAGAAAACCTCATTAACCTATGACGACAAGGTCGTCAAGAAGATCGCAGGCCTGGTAGCCCAGGATGTCCCTGGCATTTTGGCCATGAGCGGCGGCTTGATCAGTAATATCACTGAAAAGATTACAGACAATGAAAACATCACAAAGGGAATCGGCGCAGAAGTCGGCAAAAAACAGGTAGCCCTGGACTTAGACGTTATCTGCGAATACAACCGCAATATCCCACAGATTTTCAAGGATACGATTGATAAAGTCACCAAGACCGTCAAAGATATGACGGGCCTGGACGTCATTGAAATCAACATGCACGTGGACGATGTGATGACTAAAAAAGAATACGAAGAACAACAGAATAACAACAACAGTAACTCCCGTGTCGATAACGATGATAACAACAACGGCGGCTTCATGGGTATGGGCGGCAACACACGCGTTCAGTAATCCCTTAGATAAAAAACACCCGGATCTCAGTGATCCGGGTGTTTTTGCGTTGTCAGCAGGTGGTATTTTTCCTGAAACGCCCCGAGCGGTATGGGCTTTGAAAAGTAATAGCCCTGTCCGATGGCGCAGTGGATGGTTTTCAGGAATTCGGCGTGTTCCAGCGTCTCAACGCCCTCGCAGACCACGACCATGTTCAGCGAGTGGGCCATCTCCACAACGGATTTGACAATGGCGTAGGCCTTTTCGACGCGGATACTCTCCTGAAGAAAAATCCGGTCGATCTTTAAGACGTCGATGGGCAGCTCGCGCAGAAGGTTCAGGGAGGAATACCCCGAGCCAAAATCGTCCATGGAGATACTGAAGCCATAGCTCCGCAGCTGGGAAAGAATCTGCTCGACCATGCTGGAATCAAAGATAAAGACATTTTCTGTGATCTCGATCTCAAGGTACTCCGGCGGCACCTCATAGCGCTCTGCCATCTGCACAAAACGCTTGATAAAGTCGTTCTGGAAAAGGGTGACTCTGGAAACATTGACCGAGAGCACAATGGTGCGATCGGGCGCGGTGCTCAGCGACTGCTTCAGAATACGGCAGGTCTCCTCCAGCACATAGAAGTCCAGCTCCACGATGAACCCGTTTTTCTCAAACAGGGGAATAAACTCGTCCGGCGGCAGAAAGCCAAAAGGCTCGGAGTTCCAGCGGACCAGGACCTCGGCCCCGGTGACCTTTGACTGCTCAAGGTTGACCTTGGACTGCAGATAGAGTTGAAATTCATTTTCTGAGAGGCCCTGGCGCATCCAACGGGTCATTTTGTTTTCATTGGTGATCTTGTCCAGCAGGTGCTGGTCGTAATAGGCGACGCTGCGCCGGCTGCTGCGGCCCTCCTTCAGGGCGACATTTGCCTTACTGAGACAGGACGCAATGGCCTCATCCGGGTCGGGAATCGTGTAAATGCCGTAGTCGCAGGTCAGGATATCCGACAGATTTAAGTCACGTTCGTTTTCGATGGATTCCAAAATGGCGGTTTGCAGGTCCTCGATGACATGTTCGCGCTTTTTAAGCAGAATGGCGAAATGGTCGGCATGGAGGTGAGCGCAGATTTCACTGCTGTTGCAGAACCGTTTCAGTGTTGCGGAAAATGACAGCAGGAGTTTATCCCCGGCGGTATAGCCGTAGGAGTCGTTGACAAATTTAAAGTTATTCAGGTTGAGGTACACCATGAGGTAAGCGCCAGGTGACGCCGCCCTCAGTTTTTCCGCAGCATTGATCTCAAAGGAGGCCTGGTTGGGCAGCGCGGTCAGCGGATCGGTGTAGAAGACCCGTTCCAGCTCCTGCTGGCTCCGGCGTTCCAGTGTGTACATGATCAGGGAAACCGCGAGGATCATGATCACACTCAGGATAATGCTGTTTCGCAGCTCGTTCTCCGCCCGGTACTGGGCGGCGTAGACCATTTTATTGGCCAGATCAAAGTGCTGCTCGCTTAAATTGAGAAAATGCTCACGTAGCTCTATGGTAGAGGTGGCCCGGATGTCGGGGATTTCCGCCTTGATCTCACCCCATTTGGACTTGACCGCGGCCAGGTTTTCCTGGTAGGCGGCAGAGTCGCGGGAGGTGTAAAAGCTTTTGCTCTCGGTGGCTTCCAGCTTTTGGATCAGCTCGTCCAGGTAAGTGACCAGCTCGTCGTTGGGTTCATTGTTCAGCTCCAGCTTCACTGACCGCTGGGTACCGCCGCGGATAATACCCGCGTCATTGATGATATTGGCGTAACCCTGCATCTGAATGAGTGAAAACAGTAAAAAACCCATGACAAAGATGCAGATCAAGATAAAAATATAGGTGTTCCTTTGTTTATGCATAAGCTCCGGCGCTTTTCGGAACCGTGACGAAAAACGCATCTACCCCTTTGCCAGTGTTAAGGATAAACGAAATACGATTCTGAGAGATACAGTATCATTATACCTTAAGCTGTTATCCATTTCAATGATTAATACTTTACCGGCCCAGATTTAGGGCCACGCTATGGGAAGCGGCACGACTCGAGACGGCAGCAGCCGGACACTGGGGCGACAGTGCATCAATTTTGGCGGAGAAGCTGCAAGGGTGAAAGCAGCACACGTAAAAGACCTCCCGGAGCAGCAAACCGGGAGGTCGTTTATTCGTTAGGTGCCGATGCCCTCAAAGGGCGGGTTTAAAAGCATCTGCTCAAAGGCCCTTTGCGGAACAGGCTTTGAGTAGTAGAAGCCCTGGGCGTAGATGCAGTCGAGACGGGTCAGGATATCGGCCTGCTGGCGGGTTTCCACACCCTCGCAGACAATCTGCATGCCAAGGTCGTGGGCCAGGTTCACAATGTTGGCGATCACTGTCTGCTCCCGTTCGTCGAGCATTCCGCGCTGGACAAAGCTCCGGTCCAGCTTGAGGACCCGGGCGGCCATCTGTTCCAGCTGTCCCAGGGAGGAGTAACCTGAGCCAAAATCGTCGATGGCGGTCATAAAGCCTTTTTCCCGGAGGGAGGCGATCTGTCCGGCCACCCGTTTCGGGTGCGTCACGATAATGCTCTCGGTGATTTCCAGCTCCAGCAGGCTGTGGGGAACGCCGTAACGGTCGGCGAGGGCGGCGACCCGGTCGGTAAAGCCTTCGCGGTCAAAATGGATACTGGAAAAATTACAGGACACCGGGTATACCGGCAGGCCCTGTTCCATCCAGCTCTGGAGCGCCCGGCAGACCGCTTCGTAAATGTACCAGTCGATGTCGACAATGCTGCCGTTTTCCTCAAAGACAGGGATAAAGATGCCGGGAGCCAAAAGACCGTGTTCCGGATGGTTCCACCGCACCAGCGCCTCACTGCCGATGATCTCACCCGTGATCATGTTGACCTTTGGCTGAAAGTAGGGCACAAATTCGTGCGCGCTGAGAGCCGTGGAGAGGTGGTCGGTGAGCTCCTTGCGCAGCAGGGCGTTCTGCCGCATCTGGCTGTCGTACAGTACAATGGTGTTTTGAGAGGTGTTTTTCGCGTTCCGGCGCGCGTAGTTTGCCAGGTCGAGCATCAGCTGGACGTCCTGATTTTCAGCCTTGTCTACCAGGTAAACGCCAAAGGCGGCGATCACCGGCGCGGGAAAGCCTGTGCGCTGTATCCAGCGGTCTGTAGCTTCCTGAATACCAGTAAGGCGGGAGCACAGGGCTTCCCATTCGGTGTACCGCAGCAGCAGGACAAAATTGTCGGAGGAAACCCGGGCGCAGCGCTCGCCGTCCCGGAGGGCTTCCTGTATAATCTGGGCGTATGCCCGGAGAAGCTGGTCGCCCGCGGTAAAGCCGTAGCGGTCATTGATGGTTTTAAACTGGTTGATATCGCTGTAGATGAGGGCGTAGCCGCCATCGGGCGAGGCCTTCAGCAGGCTGCCGCACTCGGCGAGGAATTTGTCCAGGTTGTCAAGGCCCGTGAGGGTGTCGCGGTAGAGCAGATTCTGAATCTGCCGGTTGCTCTTGGACTTGCTGCGCAGGCTGTAGACCAGCAGCAGGATGACCAGCCCCGAAACAGCAACGGTGATGGCGATCAGCGACAGCGCGTTCTGCGATAAAAACTCGCGCACGGTCATGGCCTCCGGCTTGATGCTGTTTTCCATGACAATGGCGTTGATGCTCTCCTCGGAGGTGTACTGGATGCACTTGTCAAGGATGGAAAACAGCCGGGGATCGGCGGCGTTTGAAACGCCGATGGACAGCTCGATGGTGTAATTGCTGAGGGTGGAGGTGTTCAGCCCGGTATAGGGCGCCTCAGACAGCAGGTAATCCGCAACCTGTGAGTTGGCGAACACGGCGTTCACCTTGTTCTCCAGCAGAGCATTCAGGCACGCTTCGGTATTGCTGTAATAATAAATCTCCGCGTTGGGGTAATCGCTGGTAATGGACTCTGACGCGCCGTAATCCTGGGGCATGGCGATTTTATTCAGCGGCAGCGAGGTATTTTTACGGATCAAAACAGTTGGGGAACGCAGATAGTAACGGGTGGTGTTGAGGTTGTTTCGGGAT
Encoded proteins:
- a CDS encoding EAL domain-containing protein: MIKNAAAHRYWFISALAVLCLCGLFLCFPAYAEESTTTVRVGYYEDGDYMYRNAAGEYIGYDFEFLQEISKFSDLRYDIVDGVSWENTYQLLKEGKIDLLPAVYKNEEREQECLFSEQPMCNIYTTLNVRTDDTRYSYEDFAAFQGMTVGIIKDSVDGENFKSYCAQNNIALTVIPYSETQDLLNALDDGTLDGVAITHLGRNSTFRSVAQFAPSPLYIAISKSRPDLAEAVNSAVSTILLRNPNYTMNLYNKYFSVSNAQKPVFTKSELDYIAGKKTVSAVYDLKAPPFTYTNPDTGGFSGIVADLFEEIAESSGLSFEFSPEVYSLGLQKVKTGRADVICSVAGDYLWESRNNLNTTRYYLRSPTVLIRKNTSLPLNKIAMPQDYGASESITSDYPNAEIYYYSNTEACLNALLENKVNAVFANSQVADYLLSEAPYTGLNTSTLSNYTIELSIGVSNAADPRLFSILDKCIQYTSEESINAIVMENSIKPEAMTVREFLSQNALSLIAITVAVSGLVILLLVYSLRSKSKSNRQIQNLLYRDTLTGLDNLDKFLAECGSLLKASPDGGYALIYSDINQFKTINDRYGFTAGDQLLRAYAQIIQEALRDGERCARVSSDNFVLLLRYTEWEALCSRLTGIQEATDRWIQRTGFPAPVIAAFGVYLVDKAENQDVQLMLDLANYARRNAKNTSQNTIVLYDSQMRQNALLRKELTDHLSTALSAHEFVPYFQPKVNMITGEIIGSEALVRWNHPEHGLLAPGIFIPVFEENGSIVDIDWYIYEAVCRALQSWMEQGLPVYPVSCNFSSIHFDREGFTDRVAALADRYGVPHSLLELEITESIIVTHPKRVAGQIASLREKGFMTAIDDFGSGYSSLGQLEQMAARVLKLDRSFVQRGMLDEREQTVIANIVNLAHDLGMQIVCEGVETRQQADILTRLDCIYAQGFYYSKPVPQRAFEQMLLNPPFEGIGT
- a CDS encoding Asp23/Gls24 family envelope stress response protein: MAAEATMHTMNNNQQKGGNAQQQNMQQKTSLTYDDKVVKKIAGLVAQDVPGILAMSGGLISNITEKITDNENITKGIGAEVGKKQVALDLDVICEYNRNIPQIFKDTIDKVTKTVKDMTGLDVIEINMHVDDVMTKKEYEEQQNNNNSNSRVDNDDNNNGGFMGMGGNTRVQ
- a CDS encoding metal ABC transporter permease, whose amino-acid sequence is MFDLIREMLSYPFLVRSMIVGILVSLCAALLGVSLVLKRYSMIGDGLSHVGFAALAIAMAFNLAPLSVAIPVVVVSAFFLLRISENSKIKGDAAIALLSTSALAVGVVVISLTTGMNTDVCNYLFGSILAMSVSDVRLSIILSIVVLVLFVIFYHKIFAITFDENFARATGVKTELYNMLVAILTAVTIVLGMRMMGTLLITSLIIFPALYSMRLCKTFRSVLICASVMSLVCFLIGLGFSYIRATPTGASIVIVHIAAFGVFCLIDFVKGRVIR
- the amaP gene encoding alkaline shock response membrane anchor protein AmaP, translated to MNKLERILLFIVSLLGLATAFVMFALLFPVPYVSDTVAAYLVFENWLGYYLIGFSVVLMIAFLVLFFISILAPASSHYLTINKAKGKIKISKEAIESTARYAVSDLIGNNAINVRAKLNKRSHEPKIQADVYVDDADDITGLANNIQQNIYQTVGSTINQPVKSVKVKVHEMDARSKGAHRQVL
- a CDS encoding metal ABC transporter substrate-binding protein; this translates as MIKQRILWFSTIILLAGMLVLGAAGCQKAAPKTAATGDVVKVVTTNFPPYDFAKQVGGENAEVTMLVPPGAESHSYEPTPQDILKIQDCDLFIYGGGDSDAWIDGILSSIDNPKMKKVAMMDCVKPVVEETVAGMEDKNNDGNDSADSNKDTVEYDEHVWLNPKNAEAIVDQIRNELDAIAPDNAAAYDQNAIEYTHQLDDLDKRFKEMVDGSVRKTIVVGDRFPFRYLTDAYGLKYYAAFPGCSTETEPSAATVAFLIDEVKKEKIPVVFHTELSNEKMADTIVESTGAGKRQLNACHNVTQDDFNSGKTYLDYMNENVDALREALY
- a CDS encoding ABC transporter ATP-binding protein encodes the protein MALFTCKDVSFAYDGVTAVEGLNFEINAGDYLGIVGENGAGKSTLIAGLLGLKSPGSGQIMRGDGLEKNEIGYLPQKSNVQRDFPASVYEVVLSGRLNRQGFRPFYHKADKKAVQVNLRRLGIAPLKKRCFRELSGGQQQRVLLARALCATEKLLLLDEPAAGLDPMATRRLYELVYQINKKLGISVVMVSHDIESVMRYNSHVLHLGGRQLFYGTVDAYRGSAIGWKFLGGEAHV
- a CDS encoding DUF2273 domain-containing protein, with product MNNQMQNQMQNSMNVRQQAAPQTPQAVEQPPKESRLSRFYTWAKPYSGRIIWILAGIITAVLFLTIGFWRTILIVILALIGYAIGVYKDNPMRFMRWLNVLKRFSR
- a CDS encoding bifunctional diguanylate cyclase/phosphodiesterase produces the protein MHKQRNTYIFILICIFVMGFLLFSLIQMQGYANIINDAGIIRGGTQRSVKLELNNEPNDELVTYLDELIQKLEATESKSFYTSRDSAAYQENLAAVKSKWGEIKAEIPDIRATSTIELREHFLNLSEQHFDLANKMVYAAQYRAENELRNSIILSVIMILAVSLIMYTLERRSQQELERVFYTDPLTALPNQASFEINAAEKLRAASPGAYLMVYLNLNNFKFVNDSYGYTAGDKLLLSFSATLKRFCNSSEICAHLHADHFAILLKKREHVIEDLQTAILESIENERDLNLSDILTCDYGIYTIPDPDEAIASCLSKANVALKEGRSSRRSVAYYDQHLLDKITNENKMTRWMRQGLSENEFQLYLQSKVNLEQSKVTGAEVLVRWNSEPFGFLPPDEFIPLFEKNGFIVELDFYVLEETCRILKQSLSTAPDRTIVLSVNVSRVTLFQNDFIKRFVQMAERYEVPPEYLEIEITENVFIFDSSMVEQILSQLRSYGFSISMDDFGSGYSSLNLLRELPIDVLKIDRIFLQESIRVEKAYAIVKSVVEMAHSLNMVVVCEGVETLEHAEFLKTIHCAIGQGYYFSKPIPLGAFQEKYHLLTTQKHPDH
- a CDS encoding GNAT family N-acetyltransferase, yielding MGINYRKLSISDLDIFIEMRLQQLQEEGAEPTLNLALPLRRYYTEHLADQTFAGWLAVDGESIVGTCGVSVVEKPPYYANPAGKIGLLSSMYTLKSHRRRGIGRRLLDHVMAEASRCGCGVVQITASDMGRLLYVSYGFKQNENFMQFTF